The genome window TCCCTCTTGCACGCATCTTTGTGTCCGATCGCTTTTACCACCAGAGTAACACTTCCCACAAGAGCAGTGAAAGTGGATTTGGGGGACCAGTCGGCTGGAATACGTACGGTGTCTGTCCCTAAGTGATGTTGTCATCCTGCTGTAGGTTCCTCATGGACCTGGAAAACAGGGTGGAGCAGTCCATCCAGATCTCGGACGTGTGTGACATCGTGTACGAGCACGCCGTCGAGCACTTCCACGTCTTCATCTCCTACGTCATCAACCAGGGCTACCAGGAGAAGAACTATCGGCGAATATTGTGGGTACTGCTATGGACATGGTAGAGATGCACAAAGGGTGAACCGAAGGAGGCGTGGCCAGCGCTGGTTCTGGAGGGCTGTGATCCTTCAGCTTTTAGAGCACAATGTTAAAAGTGGCAGCTGATCTACACTTGGCACACCTCACATATTGAACCAGTACCTAAATAATAATTTCGGTGAAATGCAAGGAAAAAGAACCAACGCATCAGTCGGTCCAGGACCAGCAGTGGCCTCCCTTTCAAAATGTACTCAGGAGTCGAtgccagatttatttatttatttatacaatttaaTATAATGGAGGTAGCAGATGTCTTAGAGGTTAGAGCAGTTGTCTTGCAGTTGAAGGATGTGGCTTTCAGATATATATTTCACACATGACGCAAGTCTTGGTCAAAGGGGGGCAGCGAACTGGTTAGAACCACTACCTTGTAGTgtgaaggtcccgggttcaaatctcccATCCCGCTCCGCCGATCCAGGTAGTTATCCCGAACCGCTGCAGTTAAACTTACTCTGctatttaaaatgagtaaataaataatgataaagaGCTGTcatattataaaaaaagttgaaaGGTTACCTTCACGCAGAAGTTATAAAAAGCAGGCCTCAAAAGGGACGAAACCACAGTTGCTTGTCTACGCTCAGGTAAGAGAGAAAGTCCATTAGTGTGACACAGCACGCGCAACGGcgacattattttttttttagtgttccACGTCACACTGAGTGACAGATGACGCATAATGAACTTGCATTGTTGACCGTTTTCCATGGCAACCCGGGAGCTATTTTCGATTACAGAGGTGTggcatttttttctcactgcCACATACCTGACATAGGTGCTCCGATGAAAGGACTTGTGACGGGCGCGCGGCGAACGAGCGAAACGTAACAAAAGGCCGCAGTTCACGCGCCTGTAAAGGTGCAGCAAAGGAAGCCTCCGGCCGCGGCTGAGGTTCGACTCTTACAAAACTATCAGAGCtgcgctggaggaggagggggagacgCTTCGCCCCGGAATGCGCCGACATGTGTGAGAATGACAGCCGCAAGGAGGAAGCGAGAGGGTGACTCAGTTTGTTTTTGACATCTGACAAACGAACCCTTTTCGGTTGTGATGAAGCGCCTCTCCCAGCCTGCGATTCCGAAATGCAGCAGAAAACAGTCCGTTCCGTTAACCAGCAGCGTTGCCGGCGGCCCGGTTTCCCTTTGCGTAAGTGGTTCTCATCATCGTGGCCTTTAAAAGGCCCCCGGCTCGATTTGCATTCCATTTCGCACGGAATGCAAATCCGCACAGCTAGTTCAGAAGGCACATCAGAGGATTTACACCCCCCATTAACTCTCGCTCCGTCGCTACAACGGAGGGAAGGTTTCGCAACCCTCTCGCTCGGGCCCGGGGTATCTTCCCTCAGAGAAGGCGCCCTCAGCCGGCCACACTGCCGCACTGCAGGTTCCCTGGTCAAATGTTTGCGCGCTTTGTCCCAGACAGGGAAACATGGCTTTCCGGGAGACGATGGCCAAGCTGGAGAACCAGCCCAAAGTGCGCGGTCTCTCGTTCACCtccttcctcatcctccccTTTCAGAGGATTACGCGTCTCAAACTGCTCGTGCAGGTCAGTAGCACATGGTCGACACATACGGGgggtctatctatctatctatctatctatctatctatctatctatctatctatctatctatctatccttctgtgtatgtatatatctatgtatCTTTATGGGTATGTATGTCTCTATCTATGTATCCTGTCTTAGAGAGGATgcatatacatatgtacataaatGGATAGATACATAGAAAGATACATAGATAGAGACATACATACCCAGAAAGatacatagatatatacataGATGGAAGGATACATAGATACGTacatagatggatggatatcttTCTATTATGTATCCTTCTGTCTACGTATCTTTCTATCTATGtatctatccatctatacaTGTATCTATGTATCCTTCTATCTGTGTATGTCTCTATCTATGTATCCATCTTTCCGTCTATCTACGTATCTCTCTATGAGAGCACATGTGTACTGCCGTTAACTGCTTCTGACTGACAGATGGCTCTACGCTTCTTTTCTTCTCACAGAACATCCTGAAGAAGGCTGAGGAGAATTCTGAGAGAGAGTCCAACGCCATCAAGGCTCATGAAGAGCTCGAGAGGGTATGGGGCAGGACTTTAGGATGAGTCCAACAAGGCAGACTAGACTTGATGTAAACACGTTGAGACGATTTTTCCCGTCACTCGCTGATGTTACACACCGATTGTGTTCATAAACCGGCAGATCTGCTCTTGGTGCGTGCTCTCTGGACGTTCTCCAACTCTCCATGTTTGTGTCCCTTGCAGATAGTGAGGGAGTGCAACGAAGGGGTGAGGAAGATGAACCGCACAGAGGAGCTCATCAGCATTGAGAAAACATTGGAGTTCAAGTCAAAGGTACTGGCATCGCTGGGTCCGCGTTACAGTGGcgactctatctatctatctatctatctatctatctatctatctatgcgCAGCATAAAGTGTCAGTACAACATCTAACGTCTGTGACACATTTCCTCCCTGCTAAACGTAGACAGACACCCAAGGATGACCAAACAGACACCTGCAGAAAACGCTGAAGAGGTTGTGAACAAAGTGAAGCTGGTGTGAAGTCTGACCTTTCGGAAATGCCTTGTCCCCCTGACAGTCAGTTCCCGTGATCTCGCACTCGCGCTGGCTCCTGAAGAAAGGCGAGGTCCAGCAGATGAACGGGCCCAAGAGCACTAGGACCATGCGCAGCCGCAAGCTCTACCAGCCCCTCTACCTGTTCCTCTTCAACAACCTGTTGCTCATCACCAAGAGAAGCTCCAGGTGGGTGACCTACCTCTACTGCTTGATCCAGTGGAACTGCTGTAGAACTCCAGCACGACTGTTAAGGGAACAGTAGTGAGGTATCGCCACCGTTTCATCTGTCCAATGACAGCGGGGAGAAGTTCCAGGTGCTGGACTCCTGCACTCGAGCTATGCTGAGGACAGAGGACATGGATGACCAGGGCCAGATGCTGGCTAATGTCTTCACCCTGCACCTGTTGGAGAACCAGGAGGAACGGCCCGTGACGTACCTGCTCAAGGCCACCAGTGTGTGAGTTCCCTCTGCTTTTCCTGccctgctcttcctctttctgctgACACTTATATGCatagctgcttgaaagtatgtgaaccctgtagggacagtcattattcttatataaaatattagaataaacTTATAAAAGACTATGAGTTAACCAGTTCatcttgggcttcacttatttttacacctgcactacttgtgtgtttctactacacacacgatttcctcttaAGAAACATATTGATCAAATATATTGATCAAGCATATTGATCATATTGGAAtcgatcattacacacctattgtgtcgCATGAGGAGCACTGATCCTCGTTAAATacccatttcatggtaaaagtaCGGGACAcgaggggttcacatactttcaggtAGCACTGAACATATTGTACTGTATCTCCCAAACTGTAAGTACTAATTTACTTTATAGAGAACTATGTTTTCAAATTACCCCACATTGGAGAGGGACACTTAAAACTGTGTGTCCTCTTCAGAGGACAAAAACTGTACAACCCACAATGCTGAGTACGCACTTTATGGAGGACATTCTATACTCAAATTATACCATGTTTGGGAGATACATTTAACGCAGTGGCTAGAGATGCTCCAGTGCAGTCGGGAGGTTCGAGGCTCAAATCTCCACTCCTGTTCCGCTGTTGATTAACATTAATTACCATTGATCGAGGTGCTCACCTTGAATCGATAAGTAAACATTACGCACatccataaatgggtaattgaTGGTAGCTTCACGTAGAAACATAACATTGaacgttactttggagaaaagtatcagctaattggataaagaataataataaaataacaagctgagcaggtgttaaaaaaaaaaaaaattcagaaatccTTCTGCATGTCAGCCTCATAATTTGACTGATTGGAGCATCACACTGCTGTGGGCGACATATGATCTCGTGATACTGCTGCAGCACTGCCTCCCGCAAGTGTTTCCTGCATTATATCTGCTCGAACCTTTGCACTGCAGACCCAGGGAGAGCGCTTGAAGAGAGCGTGGTTAATTTTACCATGTGAGCGCAGTACCAAAAGTGTGAGCACGGTCTCTGCTCTGCTACTCCCTGCAGGAGCGACAAACTGCGCTGGATGTGCGCTCTCACGCCAAACCGCCGCACCCGCTTCCTGTCAACCAGTGCTCACCAGTCGGGTAAGCCCCGCCTCCAGGATGACCACCGCTTCCTGCCCGCTGCAACTCAACCGTTCTTCCTTCCCTCTGAGAACCAAACCACCGGTGTCTCAATAAGCAGTGGCATCCAAAGACCAAACAGCTCGTGGGGGGATCTTTAAAAGTCTATTAACAGCACGATGAAAAATCAATGCATAAAATATGAGCTCGAGTATTCGATAAATACGTGGACCAGTCAAAAAGTTCAAAGACTGGTTGTCGTTTGACGCTGATGCGGCTTTAAgacactttcacacacatatTGCACGTAAAGGTGTAACAGCTTGTGGTACGCCAAGCGCGTCTGGTTTGAGGAGGGGCCAGGTGTAAGGTGGTATGGTGGAATTACAGAGTTTGGTACTAAAAGATGTAAAACAGTGCAACAAACGCAAAACGAACCACGAAACAGGAGTGTTGAGCGTCACCAGCAGCTCGAGCTCCGTGGTGTGAACTGACCTGTCCTCCGTTTGTCCATTCAGTTAACATCAATCGGGTGCGGCCAGCAACCCCGGAGGTGGGCGTGGCCAGGCTCCTGTGTACCACACAGCTTTACCGTAAGCACAACAGCGGCACACTTGATGGTGGTCAGTCTCAGAAGTTATTGACTGTAACTACATTTAAGGGCTATGAGTTATTTGTGGTGCAACAAAAATTACATACACTTAAATGGATGATTGTAattccctttatttttatttaaaaaggataggaagcaaaaaagtgagtgttctggggGTGCTGAAGACAATAGAtttcaaagtgaaagtgaaaataaatgcagtgcggtatgaaaatgtaaataccgTACTCCATTCATATTATTATTCCATATTACTATTTTATGATGAATGATGTGAGAAATTAGTGAAAACATAACAAAGCCGTACTTTGCAACATGGTTTGTGAAATATAGAGTGATGGGTTTTTCGACTTATGTCGAGATCATAATGTCAGGAGCACCTTTGCAAAGATTCCAGTAAGTAATTTGGTTGTCGATGACACTCGTTTCCTTGTCATTCTCTGTTAATCTGTCATGGGGCGTAATGGACACTAAATTTATAGGTCATTACCCTGTTTGAGGGTTTCTTTATGGAGCGTATATTTGACATTAAGCAAGGTCTACTAGACACTACGGTCAGCCTTTACTAGGGTTTACCTTTACGCTGAAAACTCGCCCCGCTGGGCGTGAGTGTGTGAGGGATGTGTTTGACAGCCCCATGTCGACTTGTAGAAAAGGTGAACACCCCCCAAATTAGAGGAGAGAACATGTTCGCCGTGCTCACAGCTTAGCCCCCCGCGGGCCTCCTTTTCTGGGCAGCGAGTTCGCCATCGGTACAGCGGCGGCATTCCTGAGAGGATTACAGCGATCTGTCGCGGCTCTGTACGCAGGAGACCTGGGTAAattgaaaatgggtaaattggggTTTTTCTGAGTGCTATAATCACCATGGTAATGGCCAAGGTTGGACATCGAGAATAGAACAGGGTCCAATAGCCCATCGTTGAGCCTCCTGAGGTTCACCTGAGCGACCCTGTGGTAAACGGGCTCTCGGGGATGTGCTGCTGCTACTCTACTTGCATACATACAAagagtggacaaaataacagaaacaccacaCGGAAAAGGTGTTTAACACTGACGTAAATGCATCACAGTCACGAAGCTGCAAAGGTCGGTCTATTAGGCTGGTTTCCAATTAGCAGAAGGTGTCAAGAAAGAAAGAGGTCttataattaacattttgatatgtgagttttcaaagcaacgtGAGGCAACTAACAGAGTTTCAGATGCCAAGTAGTCTATGCAGGATTTGAAGATACATCCGTCACAAAAACTGGTAACTTCTATAATGTGTCAAGGAGAACTGTTAAAAATAGTGACAGCCTCTGCCAAACGTGGAGAAACTGCATCGACAAAGAGGAACCGTCGTCGTAACTTGAAGTTCACTGACGGGGATAGACAGTCACTTCACAAGATAGTTGCTAAATGCCCCAAAAAtccagcctcaaaaattaccagaGAACTAGATCTACAGCTTTGTGACCCGGTCTCAACAAAAACCATATGTTGTGAGCCTCACGAAGGGCTCCTGTACAGAAACCTCTTGTGTACAATGCAACGTAACGTGTTGTAAGGCACATAAAACCTGGACCCCtgattaatggaaaaaaggtaatgtggtctgatgagtcGTCTTTCATCGTCTTTCCTGCATCCAGATATggttacatttggagaaagccaaagaaTCCCTTCAACTCACGATGTCTGTTGCCAACTATCAAACATGGTGGGGGATCTCTAATGGTCTGGGCAGGTCATCTCGAGGGAGTCGTTAGGTCCAGTGGTTGCTCTGCACGTTTGCTCACCAACCAAGGAATATCAGGCTATTTCACAAGAACAGAACCTGTTGTGTAAATACGATTTTCCTCATGATGTTCCCACATTCCAGGATTATAATGCCCTCATGTACAGTTGATGAACATCAAGATGAAGTCAAATACCTTGCAAGGCCTCTCCAGCAAAGGGTGCCCCTGCTCTTTATTAGGTCCTTGACATTAACACAGTTAgttgtttccattattttgtcccCAACATACGACACAATGCTGACTGCTTAAGCACGGTGcctctgggttcagatgtgggttccaGTCTGGCTCAGTCCATGtgtactttgcatgttctccctgtggtcATGtcggtttcttccaggtgctcgtgtttcctcccacactccaaagacgtgtttcgggtggattggtgactaaattgcttGTGGGGTGTGagcaaatgagtgtgtgtggttggcCTGACCgttgtgaccctgcactggacaagtaattattgataacggatggagggatggatgctTCAACATTCTGCATCAACAGATGGGGCAGCGGTTAAGGGGCAGCAGgaagtgtagtgcttagagctgctgactttggtctcaaaggttgcaagttctaATTCCCCCTTCCttctatagtacccttgagcaaggtattcaccctgaattactctggtaaatattaccctgctgaaaaaatgggtaaatcagtataagtggattttacattacagtaaGTCACTTGGAACAAAAGCAGTGTTTCACCTAAATTTAATGCAAGGAACTTTCTCATACTGGTGTGACTGGGAGGAGCCGTTGTGTTTTAGTTTACACATGGGAGCATCTTCTCGGCATATAACCACACAATAAACAGTAACACTGACTTTCATTTCACCGCCAACAACGGCTCATTGTGAAATCTGTATAAATAGCAATCTGTCGTAGACGAGGGCAACCAGAAAGCAAGTGCTAAGCAGATGACTGTGTAATCATTAGTGACCCTCGTGTTTCAGACTCGCCCCAAGTGCAGTGCATACAGTCGTATTCATCGCAAGAGCCGGATGAGCTGTCTATTGAGATGGCGGACGTCCTCAACGTCCTGGAGAGGACAGACGACGGTGAGTGCCGCAAACCCGCTGTAATGATGCCTCATGCTATGTCCAAAGCTACTGATGTTAACAGGAAAAGTCACAGTAATGTGTtggtgttaaaaataaaacctttggTTTCACGCGGAGGATAGGAAATGTGGTTTACCCATCATCCCCCATCCTGTCCCTTCTCTTCAACCCCTCTGTTGACACATGGTCTTCAACCCTTGGTCTCTGATCTTGAACCCAGGCTGGATGATGGGCGAGCGGCTACACGATGGGGAGAAGGGCTGGTTCCCCACGCGGGTGGTGGAGGAGATCCAGAACCAGGAGCTGCGAGCGCAGAACTTGCGCGAGTGCCAGCGGATCCAGCAGGCGAAGGGCGGCGCCACCGGGCGCTCCGTGGCCAGTTCGCGGGGCAGGGGTCCGTCGAAAGTGACCAACGCTGAGTGGCTGCGGATCCAGCAGTCGGAGAAGGACTAGCGATGGGGAGCGAGCACCCCTTTTCCGCCGGTCATCTTCAGCAAGGATCCTACCCAAACCCAACAAATAGGAACCGCCTCTAGGCCAACAACTTGACCGATCACCCGGCGCCCCTTAAGGGCCGAATGCAGACAAAGCTCTGAAACTAAGCACCGTTATTTAAACCTTGGGTC of Scleropages formosus chromosome 10, fSclFor1.1, whole genome shotgun sequence contains these proteins:
- the ngef gene encoding ephexin-1 isoform X1, with protein sequence MAMIALFRGKWMHKPPDKQSSGAVQSVPPDSEDEDNCNHEGEDGSGRGSTPIRRNSRFYRSMRKKRASMPDQPAENLAAQARPTPDVASRGRAANASAAGVSVSMRPPTSSPLKRPPSASSLDPASALLPGNREPRNPRAAAAAASAASPAGAVPWGGQRGPEAPPQDGHGGARASRSQRSNVDMESLVDALGGCALREDEDAGSMRRVSYDESLPKKAVETPICHTIKIIQNIPFLYQEYRDTSEQKEIEQRRQLDTLQSAEEGKTGGGVVTPPALQLQLRNDTQSLSLWQNLDVVRQSGLLESLPQKEIIMQEAMFELVTSEASYYKSLELLETHFLKNPVLVNTLNQSDMHFIFSNIEEVMKASERFLMDLENRVEQSIQISDVCDIVYEHAVEHFHVFISYVINQGYQEKNYRRILQGNMAFRETMAKLENQPKVRGLSFTSFLILPFQRITRLKLLVQNILKKAEENSERESNAIKAHEELERIVRECNEGVRKMNRTEELISIEKTLEFKSKSVPVISHSRWLLKKGEVQQMNGPKSTRTMRSRKLYQPLYLFLFNNLLLITKRSSSGEKFQVLDSCTRAMLRTEDMDDQGQMLANVFTLHLLENQEERPVTYLLKATSVSDKLRWMCALTPNRRTRFLSTSAHQSDSPQVQCIQSYSSQEPDELSIEMADVLNVLERTDDGWMMGERLHDGEKGWFPTRVVEEIQNQELRAQNLRECQRIQQAKGGATGRSVASSRGRGPSKVTNAEWLRIQQSEKD
- the ngef gene encoding ephexin-1 isoform X2; the encoded protein is MDLAAQARPTPDVASRGRAANASAAGVSVSMRPPTSSPLKRPPSASSLDPASALLPGNREPRNPRAAAAAASAASPAGAVPWGGQRGPEAPPQDGHGGARASRSQRSNVDMESLVDALGGCALREDEDAGSMRRVSYDESLPKKAVETPICHTIKIIQNIPFLYQEYRDTSEQKEIEQRRQLDTLQSAEEGKTGGGVVTPPALQLQLRNDTQSLSLWQNLDVVRQSGLLESLPQKEIIMQEAMFELVTSEASYYKSLELLETHFLKNPVLVNTLNQSDMHFIFSNIEEVMKASERFLMDLENRVEQSIQISDVCDIVYEHAVEHFHVFISYVINQGYQEKNYRRILQGNMAFRETMAKLENQPKVRGLSFTSFLILPFQRITRLKLLVQNILKKAEENSERESNAIKAHEELERIVRECNEGVRKMNRTEELISIEKTLEFKSKSVPVISHSRWLLKKGEVQQMNGPKSTRTMRSRKLYQPLYLFLFNNLLLITKRSSSGEKFQVLDSCTRAMLRTEDMDDQGQMLANVFTLHLLENQEERPVTYLLKATSVSDKLRWMCALTPNRRTRFLSTSAHQSDSPQVQCIQSYSSQEPDELSIEMADVLNVLERTDDGWMMGERLHDGEKGWFPTRVVEEIQNQELRAQNLRECQRIQQAKGGATGRSVASSRGRGPSKVTNAEWLRIQQSEKD